In the Candidatus Electrothrix sp. GW3-4 genome, one interval contains:
- a CDS encoding RHS repeat-associated core domain-containing protein, protein MYLYNIHGELIKETRTTAGQIFVTEYGYTGNGEVAYMIYPSGRRITWNRDTTGQLSSVQSLYEGKTGLLAENISSKPFGPVSSLETGNGLTLSRSFDSLYRLSGITAGRLYERTYTYWSDGLVQDIVDPIGTDHAYSYDDLGQLDTASLPAGAFDFDHDGTGNRLSRTVDSSDVTGYSYVTGTNRLDQSTGAVAAAYGYDASGNIATDSTETTVYDLTDDQRLASVTKNSVTVGAYQYDGRGLRTVKTVNGEDTLFVSCKSGRLIAEADSDGNITKEYIYLEGDIFAHFQYEVPAAVPEEAIAVSEPSAEEIPEPVLADNPPAVAATSMPSDTAFLQPIFFLLLLQNKSAEGAYYYINDHLGAPQIITDDSGSVVWQAEYLPFGKVNISVAQIENNLRFPGQYYDAETGLHYNWNRYYDPETGRYIAADPIGLGGGMNLYAYVGSDPVNAVDPLGLASNGGPWHPPKGVKTGCKGNDTCPQLRNKIELLNRMIRSHEYWDRHMPAPRGGGRHSDEITQLKRSLAKCERFYRNKKCQDDCDNRSIGEKINELSEKIEKSIRKGIERGTPAGGGVPLVIPTPAGPLPL, encoded by the coding sequence GTGTACCTGTACAACATCCACGGCGAGCTGATCAAGGAGACCCGCACCACCGCCGGGCAGATCTTTGTCACTGAATACGGTTACACTGGCAACGGGGAAGTCGCATACATGATCTATCCCTCGGGCCGCAGGATCACCTGGAACCGTGACACCACAGGCCAGCTTTCTTCTGTGCAGTCCCTGTACGAGGGGAAAACCGGCTTGCTGGCCGAAAATATCAGCAGCAAACCCTTCGGCCCGGTCAGCAGCCTGGAAACGGGCAACGGCCTGACCCTGTCCCGCAGCTTCGACAGCCTGTATCGGCTCTCCGGCATCACAGCGGGCAGGTTGTATGAACGAACCTATACCTACTGGTCGGACGGTCTGGTGCAGGATATTGTTGATCCCATCGGAACCGATCATGCCTACAGCTACGACGATCTCGGCCAGCTGGATACGGCAAGCCTGCCCGCCGGAGCCTTTGATTTCGATCACGACGGAACGGGCAACCGCCTGAGCCGTACTGTGGACAGCAGCGACGTGACCGGCTATTCCTACGTCACCGGAACCAACCGGCTCGACCAAAGCACCGGGGCGGTGGCGGCAGCCTACGGTTACGACGCCTCGGGCAATATCGCCACGGACAGCACGGAAACCACGGTCTACGACCTGACCGATGATCAGCGACTGGCATCGGTGACGAAAAACAGCGTCACTGTGGGAGCCTACCAGTATGACGGTCGGGGCCTGCGTACGGTCAAAACCGTGAACGGGGAAGATACCCTGTTTGTCTCCTGCAAGAGCGGCAGACTCATCGCCGAGGCGGACAGCGACGGGAATATCACCAAAGAGTACATCTACCTGGAAGGGGATATCTTTGCCCATTTTCAGTATGAGGTTCCGGCTGCTGTACCGGAGGAGGCAATCGCGGTCAGCGAGCCGTCAGCGGAGGAAATCCCGGAGCCGGTGCTTGCGGATAATCCTCCTGCGGTGGCGGCAACATCAATGCCCTCGGATACCGCCTTTCTTCAGCCTATCTTTTTCCTTCTGCTGTTGCAAAACAAGTCAGCCGAGGGAGCGTATTATTACATCAATGACCACCTCGGTGCCCCGCAGATCATCACGGATGATTCAGGCAGCGTTGTCTGGCAGGCCGAATACCTGCCCTTCGGCAAGGTGAATATTTCTGTTGCGCAGATTGAGAATAACCTCCGTTTTCCGGGGCAGTACTACGATGCGGAAACCGGTCTGCATTATAATTGGAACCGGTATTATGATCCTGAAACCGGGCGATATATTGCTGCTGATCCGATTGGGCTGGGTGGTGGGATGAACTTGTATGCGTATGTGGGGAGTGATCCGGTGAATGCTGTCGATCCATTGGGATTGGCGAGCAATGGTGGGCCGTGGCATCCCCCCAAGGGAGTTAAAACTGGATGTAAAGGGAACGATACTTGTCCACAACTAAGAAATAAAATAGAGTTGCTTAACCGAATGATCAGATCACATGAATACTGGGATCGTCATATGCCCGCACCAAGAGGCGGAGGTCGTCATAGTGATGAGATTACTCAGCTAAAGAGATCTTTGGCTAAATGTGAGAGGTTTTATAGAAATAAAAAATGCCAAGATGATTGTGATAACAGGTCAATTGGTGAAAAAATTAATGAACTGTCTGAAAAGATTGAAAAGTCTATAAGGAAAGGCATAGAGAGAGGCACACCGGCTGGAGGGGGCGTACCGTTAGTTATTCCAACCCCAGCCGGACCACTTCCCTTGTAA
- a CDS encoding RHS repeat-associated core domain-containing protein: MWLPYYGRGLRTVKTVNGEDTLFVSCKSGKLIAEADSDGNITKEYIYLEGDIFVHFQYEVPVAASLEAAPSAEPSQETAPEPMIADNPPVVAATSTPSDTAFLQPIYFLLLLKNKSAEGAYYYINNHLGAPQIITNDSGTVVWRAEYLPFGKVNISVSQIENNLRFPGQYYDAETGLHYNWNRYYDPETGRYIAADPIGLGGGMNLYAYVGGDPVNGVDPMGLQFPIPIPVPPPPIIAPSNSPIMIELPSPEAPSQPTTFDLAELSYPKRNRCGCTCTCRADYDGNMKNNPVPISGVLSVTETVTANNCNRAKKIAKKLAAEKLGAKPKHQPCRCTDRDGTKRK; this comes from the coding sequence TTGTGGCTCCCTTACTACGGCCGGGGCCTGCGCACGGTCAAGACCGTGAACGGGGAAGATACCCTGTTTGTCTCCTGCAAGAGCGGTAAGCTCATCGCTGAGGCCGACAGCGACGGCAATATCACCAAAGAGTACATCTACCTGGAAGGAGATATCTTCGTTCATTTTCAGTACGAGGTTCCGGTTGCTGCGTCGCTTGAAGCTGCTCCTTCTGCCGAACCATCGCAGGAGACAGCCCCGGAGCCGATGATTGCGGATAATCCTCCTGTGGTGGCGGCAACATCAACCCCGTCGGATACCGCCTTTCTTCAGCCGATTTACTTCCTTCTCCTGTTGAAGAACAAATCGGCGGAAGGCGCATATTACTACATCAATAATCACCTCGGTGCTCCGCAGATCATCACGAACGATTCCGGCACCGTGGTCTGGCGGGCGGAGTATCTGCCCTTCGGCAAGGTGAATATTTCTGTTTCCCAGATTGAGAACAACCTGCGGTTTCCGGGGCAGTACTACGATGCGGAAACAGGGCTGCACTACAACTGGAACCGGTATTATGATCCCGAGACCGGGCGATATATTGCTGCTGATCCTATCGGGTTGGGTGGGGGGATGAATCTGTATGCGTATGTGGGTGGGGATCCGGTTAATGGGGTGGATCCAATGGGATTGCAATTTCCTATTCCAATTCCAGTTCCACCACCTCCTATCATTGCCCCGTCCAATTCGCCAATAATGATTGAATTACCGAGTCCAGAAGCACCGTCCCAGCCAACGACATTTGATTTGGCTGAGTTAAGTTACCCAAAGCGAAATAGATGTGGATGTACTTGTACCTGTCGTGCGGATTATGATGGAAATATGAAGAATAATCCAGTTCCTATTAGTGGCGTTCTCAGTGTAACCGAGACTGTTACAGCGAATAATTGTAATCGAGCTAAGAAAATAGCAAAAAAGTTGGCGGCTGAAAAATTAGGCGCAAAACCAAAGCACCAACCATGCCGTTGTACTGATAGAGACGGGACAAAAAGAAAATAA
- a CDS encoding tetratricopeptide repeat protein, whose product MNCDDLFIEADKAYDEGDYVKAFELFNKAARMGDDSSMSRIALMYYSGDGVDVDIETSIEWDKKAVEAGSFTSLLNLAVTYRALGDIKKAKYWFEKSLAAGNGEAALQLAKLYMVSDKEVETVRKYLRIAIEHDNMYEESVDEAKLLLVTLSDL is encoded by the coding sequence ATGAATTGTGACGATCTATTTATTGAAGCGGACAAAGCTTATGATGAAGGTGATTATGTAAAGGCATTTGAGCTGTTCAATAAAGCTGCAAGAATGGGCGATGATTCCTCTATGTCGAGAATTGCCTTAATGTACTATAGCGGTGATGGTGTTGATGTAGATATTGAGACGTCTATTGAGTGGGATAAGAAAGCTGTAGAAGCAGGTTCTTTTACTTCGTTGTTGAACTTAGCTGTTACCTATAGGGCGTTGGGGGATATCAAAAAAGCTAAATATTGGTTTGAAAAATCTTTGGCAGCAGGGAATGGCGAGGCAGCCCTGCAACTCGCTAAACTTTATATGGTATCTGACAAAGAAGTTGAGACAGTGAGGAAATATTTACGAATAGCTATTGAACATGACAATATGTATGAAGAGTCTGTCGATGAAGCTAAATTATTGCTTGTTACTTTGAGTGACCTATAA
- a CDS encoding RHS repeat-associated core domain-containing protein — MPFGKVNILTADIENNLRFPGQYFDAETGLHYNWNRYYDPETGRYIAADPIGLGGGMNLYAYVGGDPVNWYDPTGAARKGNKGDGSGSGKNTSNPYKHCKSHPTKPNKLICKDKNGKDKEVAKPEGWNDDTNKWEPESAKMCGDDCQTVAKTAALLGTGYVVYRVGKICVLTYLGGPIGLGAALATP; from the coding sequence CTGCCCTTCGGGAAGGTAAATATCCTGACGGCGGATATTGAGAATAACCTCCGCTTTCCGGGGCAGTATTTCGATGCTGAGACCGGGCTGCATTATAATTGGAACCGGTATTATGATCCCGAGACCGGGCGCTATATTGCTGCTGATCCTATCGGGTTGGGTGGGGGGATGAATCTGTATGCGTATGTGGGTGGTGATCCGGTGAACTGGTATGACCCTACTGGCGCAGCTCGTAAAGGAAACAAGGGGGATGGCAGTGGTTCAGGCAAGAATACAAGTAATCCCTATAAACATTGTAAGTCTCATCCAACTAAGCCAAACAAACTAATATGTAAAGATAAAAACGGAAAAGATAAAGAAGTTGCAAAACCAGAAGGTTGGAATGATGATACTAACAAGTGGGAGCCAGAATCAGCAAAGATGTGTGGTGATGATTGCCAGACCGTGGCTAAAACAGCCGCATTACTTGGAACGGGTTATGTTGTGTACCGGGTCGGTAAAATCTGTGTACTGACTTACTTGGGAGGGCCAATCGGACTAGGTGCTGCACTTGCAACTCCCTAA
- a CDS encoding RHS repeat-associated core domain-containing protein produces the protein MPVAPLEATVAVNEPSTKEAPEPVLADNPPAVAATSMPSDTAFLQPIFFLLLLQNKSAEGAYYYINDHLGAPQIITDDSGSIVWQAEYLPFGKVNISVAQIENNLRFPGQYFDAETGLHYNWNRYYDPETGRYIAADPIGLDGGMNLYAYVGSDPVNGVDPMGLQIALPVPVAPPGGISSEMSKWNAKAAEALSDAINDAEFALYEWLRQREYRRYKDRCGQKPPAGLEHCEKLNWLLDQAENCRDLRQRWDDRWEPGRHKQAISDWNNRANKLRRKIARECCEQ, from the coding sequence GTGCCGGTTGCTCCGCTTGAAGCCACTGTCGCGGTCAACGAGCCGTCAACGAAGGAAGCCCCGGAGCCGGTGCTTGCGGATAATCCTCCTGCGGTGGCGGCAACATCAATGCCCTCGGATACCGCCTTTCTTCAGCCTATCTTTTTCCTTCTGCTGTTGCAAAATAAGTCAGCGGAAGGGGCGTATTATTACATCAATGACCACCTCGGTGCCCCGCAGATTATTACCGATGACTCGGGTAGTATTGTTTGGCAGGCCGAATACCTGCCCTTCGGGAAGGTGAATATTTCTGTTGCGCAGATTGAGAATAACCTCCGTTTTCCGGGGCAGTATTTTGATGCCGAGACCGGGCTGCATTACAACTGGAACCGGTATTATGATCCTGAAACCGGGCGGTATATTGCAGCTGATCCGATTGGACTTGATGGTGGGATGAATCTGTATGCGTATGTGGGAAGTGATCCGGTGAATGGGGTGGATCCGATGGGCTTGCAGATTGCTTTGCCGGTCCCGGTCGCCCCACCGGGAGGCATTTCTTCGGAGATGAGTAAATGGAATGCCAAAGCAGCTGAGGCGTTGTCTGATGCAATAAATGATGCGGAATTTGCTTTATACGAATGGTTACGTCAGCGAGAATACAGACGTTATAAAGATCGTTGTGGACAAAAACCACCTGCAGGTCTGGAACATTGCGAAAAACTAAACTGGTTGCTGGATCAGGCGGAAAATTGTCGGGATTTAAGGCAGCGCTGGGATGACAGGTGGGAACCTGGCAGGCATAAACAAGCTATTAGTGATTGGAACAATAGAGCTAATAAATTAAGGCGAAAAATTGCCAGAGAGTGCTGCGAACAATGA
- a CDS encoding RHS repeat-associated core domain-containing protein: MAAAYGYDASGNIATDSTETTVYDLTDDQRLASVTKGGVTAGAYQYDGRGLRTVKTVNGEDTLFVSCKSGKLIAEADSDGNITKEYIYLEGDIFAHFQYEVPVAPLEATVAVNEPSTKEAPEPVIADNPSAVAATSTPSDTAFLQPIFFLLLLQNKSAEGAYYYVTDHLGAPQIITDDSGSVVWKAEYLPFGKVNVSVSQIENNLRFPGQYFDAETGLHYNWNRYYDPETGRYIAADPIGLGGGINLYAYVGSDPVNGVDLEGLNPNLFAPGGEREPDQFDDEAHAGLKHFFDNYKKMREANTIGADKYFHCMANCQAAKEGDGGYAVAVIISEGREQTDIIRKGNTPQQQKDSASDRAANRQGRNFDPCKTCKQQCSSLRPKGLDPKY; the protein is encoded by the coding sequence GTGGCGGCAGCCTACGGCTACGACGCCTCGGGTAATATCGCCACGGACAGCACGGAAACCACGGTCTACGACCTCACCGATGACCAACGGCTGGCCTCGGTGACCAAGGGCGGAGTCACTGCGGGAGCCTATCAGTACGATGGCCGGGGCCTGCGTACGGTCAAGACCGTGAACGGGGAAGACACCCTGTTTGTCTCCTGCAAGAGCGGTAAGCTCATCGCTGAGGCCGACAGCGACGGCAATATCACCAAAGAGTACATCTACCTGGAAGGAGATATCTTCGCTCATTTTCAGTATGAGGTGCCGGTTGCTCCGCTTGAAGCCACTGTCGCGGTCAACGAGCCGTCAACGAAGGAAGCCCCGGAGCCGGTGATTGCGGATAATCCTTCTGCGGTGGCGGCAACATCAACGCCCTCAGATACCGCCTTTCTTCAGCCTATCTTTTTCCTTCTGCTGTTGCAAAACAAGTCAGCGGAAGGGGCGTATTACTATGTGACAGATCACCTCGGTGCCCCGCAGATCATCACGGATGATTCAGGCAGCGTGGTTTGGAAAGCCGAATATCTGCCCTTCGGGAAGGTGAATGTTTCTGTTTCCCAGATTGAGAACAACCTGCGGTTTCCGGGGCAGTATTTTGATGCCGAGACCGGGCTGCATTACAACTGGAACCGGTATTATGATCCTGAAACCGGGCGGTATATTGCCGCTGATCCGATTGGGTTGGGTGGGGGGATTAATCTGTATGCTTATGTGGGAAGTGATCCGGTGAATGGGGTGGACCTGGAAGGATTGAATCCGAATCTTTTTGCACCGGGTGGGGAACGTGAGCCGGATCAGTTTGATGATGAGGCCCATGCCGGATTAAAGCATTTCTTTGACAACTATAAGAAGATGCGTGAAGCCAATACAATAGGGGCAGATAAGTATTTTCACTGTATGGCCAATTGCCAAGCTGCCAAAGAGGGAGATGGAGGATATGCAGTTGCTGTAATTATTAGTGAGGGACGTGAGCAGACAGACATAATAAGAAAAGGGAACACTCCTCAGCAACAGAAAGATTCTGCTAGTGATCGAGCTGCTAATCGTCAAGGGAGGAATTTTGATCCCTGCAAAACCTGCAAACAGCAATGTAGTTCGTTAAGACCAAAAGGGTTAGATCCAAAATACTAA
- a CDS encoding RHS repeat-associated core domain-containing protein encodes MIKRRHFFLQSGLFTSALLFLLFLLCTEAVYASSTQPYISSHSVNFAIGNKVHSETDVSIAGPTGPMAFGRVYNSRSTGESVLGYGWSWSFGEHLLIDPGDDASIGRVLSTGRHIPHTKDSEGVWSSPAGKKTTITLETSGDYTLTKQDGTVHTYDAQGKLTQIQEPNGYTRTFTYSGDQLQSVSDSFGRSFSFAYNASGYLETLTTPVGDFTFQYSGSNLWKVYRPGSTAFREYKYEDSNDPHNLTSVIDEEGVQIMSVVYDSSDRVENAYQANGSEGITIVYNGMERTVTDALGNSTVYQLGVQHGVARIDSFTGSGCAVCGGSGDSGSYTYTDRNQPEELTDGRGNVTGYGYDDAGNRTAVTKALGSAIERTVITAYYTGTDRVHTVTHDSVANSGQQSVTTWTYDANGNPDTKTEEGYNGTTSITRTTDYDYDSLGRLEAVDGPRTDVNDTLLYEYYPDSAAYGNNRGMLYKVTNTLDQVIEYQDYNGLRKAEKIIDPNLTETVLDYNDQGQLIARTVGDRTVSYIYDDAGVLQVVELPDERRLEYAYWPSGRLKSVTDNQGNYRKLTWDAAGNLQDKEVYDSEDTLTAALHYAADSAGRNWKTWNDIDTTETLPAEELLYDAAGNLSERKIMREAGSATVLTTGYGYDELNRLTGITDPGSAVPNTIFSYDAHDNRTSVTDSGGVETEFEYDDFGRRTSRYSPDSGWTFYTYLPNDLLKTRQDADNITLTYEYDALNRLTEIKRNNGTTLVSYGYDETVEGTEQKGRLTSMTDASGGSVYLYNIYGELSKETRTTAGKIFITEYGYTGNGEVKYIIYPSQRKITWNRNTAGQLSSIASLYDGKNGFLADNMSSEPFGPVKSLVAGNGLTLSRSFDSLYRLSGITAGGLYERTYTYWSDGLVQDIVDPIGTDHAYSYDDLGQLDTASLPAGAFDFDHDGTGNRLSRTVDSSDVTGYSYVTGTNRLDQSTGSVPASYGYDASGNIATDSIDTTVYDLTDDQRLASVTKGGVTAGAYQYDGRGLRTVKTVNGEDTLFVSCKSGKLIAESDSDGNILKEYIYLEGDIFAHFQYETPAAAPLAAAPSAEPSQEVVPEPVLEKQTTSSPVVAAASIPSDTAFLQPIYFLLLLKNKAAEGAYYYINDHLGAPQIITDDSGSVVWQAEYLPFGNVNISVAQIENNLRFPGQYYDAETGLHYNWNRYYDPETGRYIAADPIGLSGGMNLYAYVGSDPVNGVDLTGENVAMIKAVGEVFGNGYNDLYMHCYVSCKGNKMDGAENSPMNAQLANIQLAIVEAIQTVGDMDMRDPIATFGPAKEKNWDRDTIMDPYSWTAI; translated from the coding sequence ATGATAAAACGACGACATTTTTTTTTGCAGTCCGGTTTATTTACTTCAGCTCTTCTTTTCCTGCTCTTTCTGCTTTGCACCGAAGCTGTTTACGCCTCATCCACGCAACCATACATTTCATCTCACAGTGTGAACTTCGCCATCGGCAATAAGGTACATTCAGAGACCGACGTGAGCATAGCCGGGCCGACCGGGCCGATGGCCTTTGGGCGGGTGTACAACAGCCGGAGCACCGGGGAATCCGTATTGGGATATGGCTGGTCGTGGTCGTTCGGGGAACATCTGTTGATTGATCCGGGTGATGATGCTTCAATCGGCCGGGTACTGTCCACCGGGCGGCATATTCCGCATACCAAAGACAGCGAGGGCGTCTGGAGCAGTCCGGCGGGCAAAAAGACGACCATCACCCTGGAGACCAGCGGTGACTATACTCTGACCAAACAAGACGGTACTGTCCATACCTATGACGCCCAGGGCAAGCTGACCCAAATTCAGGAGCCAAACGGCTATACCCGTACCTTCACCTACAGTGGCGATCAGCTTCAATCCGTGTCTGACAGCTTTGGCCGTTCCTTTTCCTTTGCCTATAATGCCTCCGGGTATCTGGAAACCCTGACCACACCTGTCGGCGATTTCACCTTTCAATACAGCGGCAGTAACTTGTGGAAGGTGTATCGACCGGGAAGTACCGCCTTTCGTGAATACAAGTATGAAGACAGCAATGATCCCCATAACCTGACGTCGGTTATTGATGAGGAGGGCGTGCAGATCATGTCCGTGGTCTATGACAGCTCCGACCGGGTGGAGAACGCCTATCAGGCCAATGGCAGCGAAGGGATCACCATTGTCTACAACGGGATGGAGCGGACCGTCACCGATGCGCTCGGTAACAGCACTGTCTATCAGCTGGGTGTGCAGCATGGGGTGGCCCGCATCGATTCCTTCACCGGATCGGGCTGTGCCGTCTGCGGCGGATCAGGAGACAGCGGGAGTTATACGTATACTGATCGGAATCAGCCCGAGGAGCTGACCGACGGGCGGGGCAATGTCACCGGATACGGTTATGATGATGCAGGCAATCGAACTGCCGTGACCAAAGCATTGGGCAGTGCAATTGAGCGTACTGTGATCACTGCCTATTATACCGGCACCGACCGGGTACATACCGTGACCCACGATTCTGTGGCGAATTCGGGGCAGCAGAGCGTCACCACCTGGACATATGACGCCAACGGTAATCCGGACACGAAAACAGAAGAGGGCTACAACGGAACAACCTCGATTACCCGGACAACCGATTATGATTACGATTCCTTGGGTAGGTTGGAGGCGGTTGACGGACCGCGAACCGATGTGAATGACACCCTGCTCTACGAGTATTACCCGGACAGTGCGGCCTACGGCAATAACCGGGGTATGCTTTACAAGGTGACGAATACCCTTGATCAGGTTATTGAGTATCAGGACTACAACGGCCTGCGCAAGGCGGAAAAGATCATTGATCCCAATCTGACCGAGACCGTGCTGGATTATAATGATCAAGGGCAGTTGATCGCCCGGACTGTCGGTGATCGAACGGTCTCTTATATCTACGACGATGCCGGAGTGTTACAGGTCGTGGAACTGCCGGACGAGCGTCGTCTGGAGTATGCATACTGGCCCTCGGGCAGGCTGAAGAGCGTGACCGATAATCAGGGTAACTACCGCAAGCTGACCTGGGATGCTGCTGGGAATCTTCAGGACAAAGAGGTCTATGATAGCGAGGATACCCTGACAGCGGCCCTCCATTATGCTGCGGACAGCGCAGGACGGAACTGGAAGACCTGGAACGATATCGACACCACTGAAACCCTGCCGGCGGAAGAGCTGCTCTATGACGCAGCAGGTAATCTATCAGAGCGGAAAATAATGCGGGAAGCCGGGTCGGCCACAGTCCTGACCACGGGCTACGGATATGACGAGCTGAACCGATTAACCGGCATCACTGATCCCGGTTCTGCTGTGCCGAACACGATCTTCAGCTACGATGCGCATGACAACCGGACCTCGGTTACGGACAGCGGGGGCGTGGAGACCGAGTTTGAGTACGATGATTTCGGTCGTCGGACAAGCCGGTACAGCCCGGACAGCGGCTGGACCTTTTACACCTATCTGCCCAATGACCTGCTGAAAACCCGGCAGGATGCGGACAACATCACCCTGACCTATGAATACGACGCCCTGAATCGGCTGACCGAGATCAAACGCAATAACGGCACGACCTTGGTGAGCTACGGCTACGATGAAACCGTGGAGGGAACAGAGCAGAAAGGCCGCCTGACCTCCATGACCGATGCCTCGGGCGGTTCGGTGTACCTGTATAATATCTACGGCGAGCTGAGCAAGGAAACCCGGACTACTGCCGGGAAGATCTTTATCACCGAATACGGCTATACCGGCAATGGGGAAGTTAAGTATATTATTTATCCCTCGCAGCGGAAGATCACCTGGAATCGTAATACAGCGGGGCAGCTTTCTTCTATAGCATCCCTGTATGATGGGAAGAATGGCTTCCTGGCTGATAACATGAGCAGTGAACCCTTCGGGCCTGTCAAGAGCCTGGTCGCGGGCAACGGCTTGACTCTGTCCCGTAGTTTTGACAGCCTGTATCGGCTTTCCGGCATCACAGCGGGCGGGTTGTATGAACGAACCTATACCTACTGGTCGGACGGGCTGGTGCAGGATATTGTTGATCCCATCGGAACCGATCATGCCTACAGCTACGACGATCTCGGCCAGCTGGATACGGCAAGCCTGCCCGCCGGAGCCTTTGATTTCGATCACGACGGAACGGGCAACCGCCTGAGCCGTACTGTGGACAGCAGCGACGTGACCGGCTATTCCTACGTCACCGGAACCAACCGGCTCGATCAGAGCACCGGGTCCGTGCCAGCATCCTACGGCTATGATGCCTCGGGCAATATCGCCACGGATAGTATAGACACCACGGTCTACGACCTCACCGATGACCAACGGCTGGCCTCGGTGACCAAGGGCGGAGTCACAGCAGGAGCCTACCAGTATGACGGTCGGGGGCTGCGTACGGTCAAGACCGTGAACGGGGAAGACACCCTGTTTGTCTCCTGCAAGAGCGGCAAACTCATTGCCGAGTCCGACAGTGACGGCAATATCCTGAAAGAGTACATCTACCTGGAAGGGGATATCTTCGCCCATTTTCAGTATGAAACCCCGGCTGCTGCACCGCTTGCAGCTGCTCCCTCTGCCGAACCATCGCAGGAGGTTGTTCCTGAGCCGGTTTTGGAGAAACAAACGACATCTTCTCCTGTCGTTGCGGCGGCATCAATTCCCTCGGATACAGCCTTCCTTCAGCCGATATATTTTCTTTTACTCCTGAAGAACAAAGCAGCTGAGGGGGCCTACTACTATATCAACGACCACCTCGGTGCGCCGCAAATTATTACCGATGATTCGGGATCAGTGGTTTGGCAGGCTGAGTATCTGCCCTTCGGCAACGTGAATATATCTGTTGCACAGATTGAAAACAATCTCCGTTTTCCGGGGCAGTACTACGATGCGGAAACCGGGCTGCATTACAACTGGAATCGGTATTATGATCCTGAAACCGGGCGGTATATTGCTGCTGATCCTATTGGATTAAGTGGGGGGATGAATCTGTATGCTTATGTTGGGAGTGATCCGGTTAATGGAGTCGATTTGACTGGTGAAAATGTTGCCATGATTAAAGCTGTGGGGGAAGTTTTTGGGAATGGGTATAATGATTTATATATGCATTGCTATGTAAGCTGCAAAGGAAATAAAATGGATGGGGCTGAAAATTCTCCGATGAATGCTCAACTGGCTAATATACAGCTTGCAATTGTAGAAGCGATACAAACTGTTGGTGATATGGATATGCGAGATCCAATCGCAACTTTTGGGCCTGCAAAAGAAAAGAACTGGGATAGAGATACTATAATGGACCCCTATTCTTGGACAGCTATTTAA